In the Fibrobacter sp. genome, one interval contains:
- a CDS encoding fibro-slime domain-containing protein, which yields MKNTKNTLLKWILGACMLVAGVQSAFALQCEGTIFIKVPKTWTMVTLEAGGMFPELKVGTSGWYEAKAASVGQGTSFRVNSAGTHYPAQWIDRRGYDIANNESLNTDAFTCEDLEKGDLYIYEDPTTPGKTAYGNNPPNAKYLYVMVPPDKEDWMSSVPMISMDGGVTGKPLAADADKCGWYTYVWFNEEISDNVVLFRDDDPDRLDMIGLYGNSEDEATPIPLNTFFETYGVNTLYFVPDVDQWLDPADEGWYMEYPEGVEGTCSYTMAAIIYDTDAKLHPAFSCYSQGDEGCQTGALGVDQATAVAAVNRCIGVTPGIVEPTLDPATPQQLRKPKLSTFGKQCFINDDLFNSLFNYTKGVNEKSCYDMPFSRSSDGKWEFDSDFNKTLIQISATATDSLAGGFYPVENSTDESILAADPTQTPVAAARTKRAAEGAIFYGPVLRENDPKEGIPVIDLLCNGPGWKGGYDCSGIFADGDATDAFIKTAYPAAECVIGWSCPDKAPKGWQFYKASTQIKMASGSPRWSGMRNQHYCFESHAKFTQKPGLKFNFRGDDDIWVFIDNKLAVDLGGTHLAAPGYVDLDNFEGLSGKLETGNQYDLDIFFCDRRTTMSNVRIKTNMYIMQKVDITAKAKPDPNDPKGGKIYEMCYTKSGDGSCASAMTGTDEAVTCCGSEIETKCGVKTQYLLIQGTAFDAEAGRKLTPGQMNLGGIDLTDPTSPKIYAEKLVLGQGTYTLYVVIDGKHKKIQTFRTKGKVDVVPGDAVAYDTAGVALPGGAYTFVGTAMGMPGSPTIDDMVPIYVSAITGDKDKNGNWVMQPDDATGMTYTLDIPEGMTIYQKDDAGNLVMVTPGEKLSISAQTGVDTVFAYVSLMVLSTPIQTFPVKVTGGAQIANINIFLPTLSFVDEEGNSFGGMEPNGDGTFKESYLGDAELWLGTYYNFYLEALKPNADGTYSSCGSSCNFTFSLGSETSEGLEAQTGTELVFVDGKAQISIRSSKKEFRWDTDPAIHNPASIVIVGENPLMKAVFSPVYFRKPPVPFPQFADIFDTKGSTPAYEFNIPSPYFSMSQEYLDGIADSVAIYYDRPIHKDSLPTMICFLWDSTSAEKINPVELGFSNQEKDTELLCNAYTTKFSAGEADADGYCSQVVTVSDVKLSVSPKTYGSGFVHSYAVFKDKNKEVKQGFKGALVDRIAPIPLSAEVRSLKNKDGTLADFDSLVITMSEPVKLLEGVANTKNVMDFYLNSAIELAETDRFASAIGGSSTIIEANAAPVTSTDKNGNGRVKLLFLRGGQSPHVGDYVRLGGNLATILWSDATEFTDPSQDSLRGSFDVNYHWNSPTGYDEKDRLPSPWIEVIGDAEITVKENKFANTGNSKATDKDPPVVVYGFPTIKGYAEILADENIGGIPGHFVKADMFSLYNGLSGAEQSAIDPSEVYFYYKVEYYTNLGAYVAGQSGKIYCDDAKNKVPYFNGGKCTDAGNGRNFYIGWNMRSDNGRQVGTGAYIAKIDSYVKLGKHGKEAKQNETSVWGVRKSATPNTDYLNLAK from the coding sequence ATGAAAAACACAAAAAACACCTTGTTAAAGTGGATTTTGGGTGCCTGCATGTTGGTTGCAGGAGTGCAGAGTGCGTTCGCATTACAGTGCGAAGGTACCATTTTTATTAAGGTTCCTAAGACCTGGACTATGGTGACTTTGGAAGCCGGTGGTATGTTCCCGGAACTTAAGGTTGGTACCTCTGGTTGGTACGAGGCTAAGGCAGCCTCTGTTGGTCAAGGTACTTCTTTCCGCGTAAATAGTGCGGGTACCCATTACCCCGCTCAGTGGATTGACCGTCGTGGTTACGATATTGCCAATAACGAAAGTTTGAATACCGATGCATTCACCTGTGAAGACCTCGAAAAGGGTGATCTTTACATCTACGAAGATCCCACCACTCCGGGTAAGACCGCTTATGGCAACAATCCTCCTAACGCCAAGTACCTGTACGTAATGGTTCCACCCGATAAGGAAGACTGGATGTCTTCTGTTCCCATGATTAGTATGGATGGCGGTGTTACTGGCAAGCCTTTAGCTGCAGATGCGGACAAGTGTGGGTGGTATACCTACGTATGGTTCAACGAAGAAATTTCTGATAACGTGGTTCTTTTCCGTGACGACGACCCGGATCGTCTCGATATGATTGGTCTTTATGGTAATTCTGAAGATGAGGCTACCCCCATTCCTCTGAATACCTTCTTTGAAACCTATGGCGTAAACACCCTGTACTTCGTGCCTGACGTGGATCAGTGGCTTGACCCTGCCGACGAAGGCTGGTATATGGAATACCCCGAAGGTGTAGAAGGTACCTGCTCTTACACCATGGCTGCTATTATTTACGATACCGATGCCAAGCTTCATCCGGCATTCTCCTGCTACTCTCAGGGTGACGAAGGCTGCCAGACTGGTGCCCTTGGTGTTGATCAGGCTACTGCTGTGGCTGCGGTTAACCGTTGTATCGGTGTTACTCCGGGTATTGTGGAACCGACTTTGGATCCTGCTACTCCCCAGCAGCTGCGTAAGCCTAAGCTGAGTACTTTCGGTAAGCAGTGCTTCATTAACGATGATTTGTTCAACTCCTTGTTCAATTACACCAAGGGTGTGAACGAAAAGAGCTGCTATGACATGCCTTTCAGTCGTTCTTCCGACGGCAAGTGGGAATTTGACTCCGACTTCAACAAGACCTTGATTCAGATTTCTGCAACAGCTACGGATTCTCTTGCTGGTGGTTTCTACCCGGTAGAAAACAGCACCGACGAATCTATCTTGGCTGCTGACCCCACGCAGACTCCGGTTGCTGCCGCTCGTACTAAGCGTGCTGCAGAAGGCGCAATCTTCTATGGTCCGGTACTTCGTGAAAATGATCCCAAGGAAGGCATTCCTGTAATCGACCTTCTTTGCAATGGCCCCGGCTGGAAGGGCGGTTATGACTGCTCTGGTATCTTTGCTGATGGTGATGCTACTGATGCCTTCATTAAGACGGCATATCCTGCTGCAGAATGCGTTATTGGTTGGTCTTGCCCGGATAAAGCCCCCAAGGGTTGGCAGTTCTATAAGGCTAGCACTCAGATCAAGATGGCTTCCGGTTCTCCTCGTTGGTCCGGTATGCGTAACCAGCACTACTGCTTTGAATCCCATGCTAAGTTCACCCAGAAGCCGGGCCTGAAGTTCAACTTCCGCGGTGACGATGACATTTGGGTGTTTATTGATAACAAGCTGGCTGTGGACCTGGGTGGTACCCATCTTGCTGCTCCTGGCTATGTTGACCTGGATAACTTTGAAGGCCTTAGCGGTAAGCTGGAAACGGGTAATCAATACGACCTCGACATTTTCTTCTGCGACCGTCGTACTACCATGTCTAACGTCCGTATCAAGACAAACATGTACATCATGCAGAAGGTGGACATTACGGCCAAGGCTAAGCCGGATCCCAACGATCCTAAGGGTGGCAAGATTTATGAAATGTGCTACACCAAGTCTGGCGATGGCTCCTGCGCTTCTGCAATGACTGGCACAGACGAAGCCGTCACTTGCTGTGGCTCTGAAATTGAAACCAAATGCGGTGTAAAGACCCAGTATCTCCTTATCCAGGGAACTGCCTTTGATGCTGAAGCCGGTCGTAAATTGACTCCGGGCCAGATGAACCTCGGTGGCATTGACTTGACCGACCCCACCTCTCCCAAGATTTATGCAGAAAAGCTGGTTCTTGGTCAGGGTACCTATACTCTGTACGTTGTTATCGATGGCAAGCATAAGAAGATTCAGACCTTCCGTACCAAGGGTAAGGTTGACGTTGTCCCGGGTGATGCTGTAGCATACGATACCGCTGGTGTTGCACTTCCGGGTGGCGCCTACACCTTTGTGGGTACTGCCATGGGTATGCCGGGTAGCCCCACTATCGATGACATGGTACCTATCTATGTTTCTGCAATTACTGGCGACAAGGATAAGAACGGCAACTGGGTTATGCAGCCCGATGATGCTACTGGCATGACTTATACCTTGGATATCCCCGAAGGCATGACAATCTACCAGAAGGATGATGCTGGTAACCTGGTCATGGTTACTCCGGGCGAAAAGCTTTCCATTAGCGCACAGACCGGTGTTGATACCGTATTTGCCTACGTGTCTCTCATGGTTCTTAGCACTCCGATCCAGACTTTCCCTGTGAAGGTTACCGGCGGTGCCCAGATTGCAAACATCAACATCTTCTTGCCGACCTTGAGCTTTGTCGATGAAGAAGGCAATTCCTTTGGCGGTATGGAACCGAACGGTGATGGCACCTTCAAGGAATCCTACCTTGGCGATGCAGAACTTTGGCTTGGTACCTACTACAACTTCTACTTGGAAGCTTTGAAGCCCAATGCTGATGGTACCTACTCTAGCTGCGGTTCTAGCTGTAACTTCACCTTCTCTCTGGGTTCTGAAACCTCTGAAGGTCTTGAAGCCCAGACCGGTACAGAACTGGTCTTTGTAGACGGTAAGGCTCAGATTTCCATCCGTTCTTCCAAGAAGGAATTCCGTTGGGATACCGATCCTGCCATCCACAATCCGGCAAGCATCGTCATCGTCGGTGAAAACCCCTTGATGAAGGCTGTGTTCAGCCCGGTCTACTTCCGTAAGCCGCCTGTACCGTTCCCGCAGTTTGCTGATATCTTCGATACCAAGGGCTCCACTCCGGCATACGAATTCAATATTCCGTCTCCCTACTTTAGCATGAGCCAGGAATACCTGGATGGTATTGCAGACTCCGTAGCAATCTACTACGACCGTCCCATCCATAAGGACTCCCTGCCCACCATGATCTGCTTCTTGTGGGATTCCACTTCTGCAGAAAAGATCAACCCGGTTGAGCTCGGCTTCTCTAACCAGGAAAAGGATACCGAACTGCTCTGCAACGCCTATACCACCAAGTTCTCCGCTGGCGAAGCTGATGCCGATGGCTATTGCTCTCAGGTTGTTACCGTAAGCGATGTAAAGCTCTCTGTTTCTCCCAAGACCTATGGTAGCGGCTTCGTTCACTCCTACGCCGTGTTCAAGGACAAGAACAAGGAAGTTAAGCAGGGCTTCAAGGGCGCTCTTGTTGACCGTATCGCCCCGATTCCTCTGTCTGCCGAAGTTCGTTCTCTTAAGAACAAGGATGGTACCTTGGCTGACTTCGATAGCCTTGTGATTACCATGTCTGAACCTGTCAAGCTCCTGGAAGGCGTTGCCAACACCAAGAACGTGATGGACTTCTACCTGAACTCCGCTATTGAACTTGCTGAAACGGATCGTTTTGCCTCTGCAATCGGTGGTTCTTCTACCATTATCGAAGCAAACGCTGCTCCGGTGACCAGCACCGACAAGAACGGCAATGGCCGTGTCAAGCTGTTGTTCCTCCGTGGTGGCCAGTCTCCTCACGTGGGTGACTATGTTCGCTTGGGTGGTAACCTCGCAACGATTCTCTGGTCTGATGCTACTGAATTCACCGATCCTAGCCAGGATAGCCTCCGCGGCAGCTTCGACGTGAACTACCACTGGAATTCTCCCACTGGTTACGACGAAAAGGATCGTCTGCCTTCTCCGTGGATCGAAGTCATTGGTGACGCCGAAATCACTGTTAAGGAAAACAAGTTTGCTAATACCGGTAACTCCAAGGCCACCGACAAGGATCCTCCGGTTGTCGTATATGGCTTCCCCACCATCAAGGGCTATGCAGAAATCCTTGCTGATGAAAACATCGGCGGTATTCCGGGCCACTTTGTAAAGGCTGACATGTTCTCCCTGTACAACGGCTTGAGCGGTGCAGAACAGTCTGCAATCGATCCTAGCGAAGTCTACTTCTACTACAAGGTTGAATACTACACCAACCTGGGTGCCTATGTTGCTGGCCAGAGCGGTAAGATTTACTGCGACGACGCTAAGAACAAGGTTCCGTACTTCAATGGTGGCAAGTGCACCGACGCTGGTAACGGTCGTAACTTCTACATCGGTTGGAACATGCGTTCCGATAACGGTCGTCAGGTCGGTACCGGTGCTTACATCGCAAAGATTGACTCTTACGTCAAGCTCGGCAAGCACGGTAAGGAAGCTAAGCAGAACGAAACCTCTGTCTGGGGTGTGCGTAAGTCTGCTACTCCCAACACCGACTACCTGAACTTGGCCAAGTAG
- a CDS encoding AzlC family ABC transporter permease → MTFSKGVKDGLPIGVGYFAVSFAFGINAGAALQSWFLATFISMTNVTSAGQFAGLKIMASATGTLVEMAVASLFINLRYSLMAISLSQKVSPSFGTAKRLLLATGITDEIYAVAMSQSERVNPLYFLGLMTLPYLGWSGGTLTGAVCGQILPDIVVNALGVALYGMFIAIVVPPMKSSRPVLIAVLIAIVMSLGFFYLPVLNSVSSGFAIITCAVVASLLCAALFPVKDAETAGGEK, encoded by the coding sequence ATGACTTTTTCAAAAGGTGTAAAAGATGGCCTTCCCATTGGCGTTGGGTACTTTGCAGTATCCTTTGCCTTTGGAATCAATGCCGGCGCTGCACTTCAGTCCTGGTTCCTGGCAACTTTTATCTCTATGACGAACGTGACGTCTGCAGGCCAGTTTGCAGGGCTCAAAATTATGGCTTCTGCAACGGGTACCCTGGTAGAAATGGCTGTGGCAAGCCTTTTCATCAATCTGCGTTACTCACTTATGGCGATATCCTTGTCCCAGAAGGTTTCTCCAAGCTTTGGTACTGCCAAGCGCCTGCTTTTGGCCACCGGCATTACAGACGAAATTTACGCTGTGGCCATGAGTCAGTCAGAACGAGTGAACCCGCTTTATTTCCTTGGCTTGATGACGTTGCCGTACTTGGGCTGGAGCGGCGGTACCTTGACTGGCGCGGTCTGTGGCCAAATTCTTCCGGACATCGTTGTGAATGCCCTGGGCGTTGCTCTCTATGGCATGTTTATCGCCATTGTTGTTCCTCCCATGAAGTCTAGCCGGCCTGTACTGATTGCAGTGCTGATCGCCATTGTCATGAGTCTTGGATTTTTCTACTTGCCCGTATTGAATTCTGTAAGTAGCGGTTTTGCCATCATCACTTGTGCGGTTGTTGCATCGTTGCTTTGCGCAGCTCTTTTCCCCGTGAAGGATGCCGAAACTGCCGGAGGTGAAAAGTGA
- a CDS encoding GGDEF domain-containing protein, which yields MQDMDQTIATGSNTIKFPAVEMRPHLIVLYPQNLFKQIPLEKGTVILGRGTDANIKLDDELVSRKHCSLTFDGTKVIVKDLGSTNGTFVDGSPVDSMELDSDNRLQIGKMVLKVDFKDPSEEAFDRELYEAATMDPLTKISNRRTFMDRSLGELALARRNDYFVHTIMVDADHFKRVNDTWGHQCGDMVLKEIARLLKEEKRESDLLARYGGEEFVLLLAGISPEDAKKSAERLRAAVEKHRFCWNDIVIPVTISLGLCSRQGANIGKIEDMIAQCDKMLYVAKEGGRNQVATA from the coding sequence ATGCAGGATATGGATCAGACTATCGCAACAGGTAGCAATACCATCAAGTTTCCCGCCGTGGAGATGCGTCCCCATCTGATCGTCCTATACCCCCAGAACCTGTTCAAGCAGATTCCCCTGGAAAAAGGAACAGTCATTCTTGGCCGCGGAACCGACGCCAACATCAAGCTGGACGACGAACTGGTGAGCCGCAAGCACTGTTCCTTGACCTTCGACGGAACCAAGGTCATTGTCAAGGACCTTGGCAGCACCAACGGGACCTTCGTTGATGGCTCTCCCGTAGACTCCATGGAGCTAGATTCCGACAACCGCCTGCAAATCGGCAAGATGGTTCTGAAAGTGGATTTCAAGGACCCTAGCGAAGAGGCCTTTGACCGCGAACTTTACGAAGCCGCCACCATGGACCCGCTGACAAAGATCAGCAACCGCCGCACCTTTATGGACAGAAGCCTTGGAGAACTTGCCCTGGCACGCCGCAACGATTACTTCGTCCACACCATCATGGTGGATGCAGACCACTTCAAGCGAGTCAACGACACTTGGGGTCATCAATGCGGAGACATGGTCCTCAAGGAAATCGCCCGCCTCCTCAAGGAAGAAAAACGAGAATCCGACCTGCTGGCCCGTTACGGCGGAGAAGAATTCGTGTTGCTTTTAGCAGGCATTAGCCCCGAAGACGCAAAGAAGAGCGCCGAGCGCCTGCGCGCCGCCGTAGAAAAACATCGTTTCTGCTGGAACGACATTGTTATTCCGGTTACCATATCCCTGGGCCTTTGCAGCAGGCAAGGCGCCAATATTGGTAAAATCGAAGACATGATCGCCCAATGCGACAAGATGCTCTATGTTGCCAAGGAAGGCGGCCGTAACCAGGTGGCTACTGCGTAA
- a CDS encoding Rpn family recombination-promoting nuclease/putative transposase produces MATFEEKVERQVEIIKQHAFLDPTRDKVFKEIFSKDVTLIHFLNAILHLPEERKIVSIERKKPASTLTSAIDSEEVRFDVHAKLNNDEFVDLEMQRASHEDFTDRVELYADQLSIESKIHFDSQRTEAEKEDHPYLMPTTYSVWICNFPVSFCKSYREELGLFRFSSIGDPGALPVYDKKRYIVIDLSKVDAKVLNLNTAETEWLELFTKMASAKDAPKTKDPVIADVYSRLAVNALEKNFITEIATGMVTEAEISTRIGTARREGREEAKLSAAEALLRDNDPVERVARVLKLPLEKVQELADKIAAKK; encoded by the coding sequence ATGGCAACTTTTGAAGAAAAAGTCGAAAGACAAGTCGAGATCATTAAACAGCATGCGTTCCTGGACCCGACCCGGGACAAGGTCTTCAAGGAAATCTTTTCGAAGGACGTTACGCTGATTCACTTTCTGAATGCGATTCTGCACCTGCCCGAAGAGCGCAAGATCGTCAGCATCGAACGCAAGAAGCCTGCATCGACGCTGACTTCTGCAATCGATTCGGAGGAGGTCCGTTTCGATGTACACGCCAAGCTCAACAACGATGAGTTCGTGGACCTGGAGATGCAGCGGGCGTCTCACGAGGATTTTACGGACCGTGTGGAACTTTATGCGGACCAGCTTTCCATCGAGTCGAAGATTCACTTTGACAGCCAGCGCACCGAGGCCGAGAAGGAAGACCATCCCTATCTGATGCCTACAACCTACAGCGTGTGGATTTGCAACTTCCCGGTTAGCTTTTGCAAAAGCTACCGCGAGGAACTGGGCCTCTTCCGCTTTTCTAGCATCGGTGATCCCGGCGCCTTGCCTGTATATGATAAAAAAAGGTATATTGTAATCGACTTGAGTAAGGTGGATGCGAAGGTCTTGAACCTGAACACTGCCGAGACGGAATGGCTGGAGCTTTTCACCAAGATGGCCTCTGCGAAGGATGCCCCCAAAACGAAGGATCCCGTCATAGCGGATGTTTACAGCCGTCTGGCGGTGAACGCCCTCGAGAAGAACTTTATCACGGAGATTGCAACAGGTATGGTCACAGAAGCTGAAATCAGCACACGCATCGGAACTGCCCGCCGCGAGGGCCGTGAAGAAGCCAAGCTTAGTGCTGCAGAAGCGCTTCTTCGGGATAATGATCCTGTGGAACGCGTTGCACGAGTTCTCAAGTTGCCTCTTGAAAAAGTGCAGGAGCTAGCGGACAAAATCGCAGCTAAAAAGTAA
- a CDS encoding AzlD domain-containing protein, producing MIDLKTYFQFLAVMTVVTYLLRAVPFVLLKKDLKSPFWKSFLAYIPYTVLSAMTVPAIFYATNSRLSGALALVTAVIASLLGRGLVVVAIVACVTVLGVDSLGTLL from the coding sequence GTGATCGATCTCAAAACCTATTTCCAGTTTCTTGCGGTGATGACGGTTGTAACCTACCTGTTGAGGGCGGTCCCCTTTGTGCTTTTGAAGAAGGACCTCAAGAGCCCCTTCTGGAAATCCTTCCTGGCTTATATTCCCTACACGGTATTGAGTGCCATGACGGTACCTGCCATATTCTACGCCACAAACAGCAGACTTTCTGGAGCCCTGGCCTTGGTTACGGCAGTGATTGCATCTTTACTTGGCCGAGGACTTGTTGTGGTAGCCATTGTGGCCTGTGTGACGGTTCTTGGCGTAGATAGTCTGGGCACTTTGCTGTAG
- a CDS encoding MATE family efflux transporter, which produces MTQLHSERLNSFGTASIPKLVLQFSVPAIISMVVNALYNIVDRFFIGQGVGSVGIAGITLCFPIALFIMAMSMIVGVGSNTLFSIRLGEKKYQQAAIILNNAFLLLIIMAVGAFAFGEIFMEPLLRLFGASDQTLPVASSYMRIILLGAIFQTVAPGMNHFIRSMGHPKTAMFREIIGAVTNVILDYIFIMKLNWGIEGAAWATICSQLVSSILITHFFLKKTTPIKINRRYMKLRWPYVRKIYILGLPPSVMQICNSLMNAILAWSLTTYGNQNLESTETLSGGDMAISAFGILNSIVSIVVLPLLGFVNGTQPITGYNYGAKLYSRVKGVVKFAFIYAMGFMILAWALVQWQAEAFVAPFAPGDAKMQEVAAWALRSFTCFIFMVPCGMIPGSFFQGTGKAGRSMFLNACRQLILFIPFLLILPLFLGLAGVFYAQPVADVGTAFIGLFMLSREWKKMK; this is translated from the coding sequence ATGACTCAGTTACATTCAGAACGTCTTAATTCATTCGGAACTGCAAGCATTCCAAAGCTGGTGCTGCAATTTTCCGTTCCCGCCATCATCAGCATGGTGGTCAACGCCCTTTATAATATCGTAGACCGTTTCTTTATCGGTCAGGGTGTAGGCAGCGTCGGTATTGCTGGCATTACACTCTGCTTCCCCATCGCCCTGTTCATTATGGCTATGTCCATGATTGTGGGCGTTGGTTCAAACACCCTGTTTTCCATCCGTCTTGGGGAAAAGAAATACCAGCAGGCAGCCATTATCCTGAACAACGCCTTCTTGCTGCTCATTATCATGGCCGTTGGCGCATTCGCCTTCGGTGAAATCTTCATGGAGCCGTTGCTTCGACTCTTTGGCGCCAGCGACCAGACCCTGCCTGTGGCCAGCAGCTACATGCGTATTATCCTGCTTGGAGCCATTTTCCAGACGGTAGCCCCGGGCATGAACCACTTTATACGTTCCATGGGGCATCCCAAGACCGCCATGTTCCGAGAAATCATCGGTGCCGTGACCAACGTGATCTTGGACTACATCTTTATCATGAAACTCAACTGGGGTATCGAAGGAGCGGCCTGGGCAACCATCTGCTCTCAGCTTGTAAGCAGCATTCTAATCACCCACTTCTTCTTGAAGAAGACCACCCCCATCAAGATTAACCGCCGCTACATGAAGTTGCGCTGGCCCTACGTTCGTAAGATCTACATTTTGGGTTTGCCTCCTTCCGTAATGCAGATTTGCAATAGCCTGATGAATGCAATTCTTGCATGGAGCCTTACAACTTACGGAAACCAGAATCTGGAATCCACGGAAACCCTGTCTGGCGGCGATATGGCAATTTCTGCCTTCGGCATTTTGAACAGCATTGTCTCTATTGTCGTACTCCCCCTTCTTGGATTCGTCAACGGAACCCAGCCCATTACCGGCTATAACTACGGCGCAAAGCTTTATTCCCGCGTAAAGGGAGTTGTCAAGTTCGCCTTTATCTACGCCATGGGATTCATGATTCTGGCATGGGCCTTGGTGCAATGGCAGGCAGAAGCCTTCGTGGCTCCTTTTGCTCCCGGGGACGCCAAGATGCAGGAGGTGGCCGCCTGGGCGCTTCGCAGCTTTACCTGCTTTATCTTTATGGTACCCTGCGGCATGATTCCTGGAAGTTTCTTCCAAGGTACAGGAAAGGCAGGTCGCTCCATGTTCTTGAACGCCTGCCGTCAATTAATCCTGTTTATTCCCTTCTTGCTGATTCTTCCCCTTTTCCTCGGCCTTGCCGGCGTATTTTACGCACAGCCCGTAGCCGATGTAGGAACTGCATTCATCGGCTTATTTATGCTAAGCCGTGAATGGAAAAAGATGAAATAA